Within Pecten maximus chromosome 15, xPecMax1.1, whole genome shotgun sequence, the genomic segment CAATGTAGGAGACTTGTACTAGTAACGAGTGCAGTTGGCGGAAGAATACTGTGTACAGATGTCATCGGATGTAGTTTCTTTGAATCCAACCAAGGTACTCAATCCAGAACCTatacaattataaatataaaaatagcCATTGAAAAAACATGATTTCCTTGTTTTTTCTGATGTCCTTTTATGTCATGGCTATGTATACTCATAATTATGTCCCTAACTAACGCCATTCCCGAGCGACTATGCTGCCACATGTTATGCCCAGGTGAGGCCAGCCTGTAGTATTGTTATCAACACCAGATTGGAGGGcatgttttattgattattgaGAATGATGAATGGCTATACTTACCAGGAACttacagtgtataataacaAATGTTTTACTTTAGGAacccttatatatacctgtgagAAGGTTATTCATGTTGCAGTAGTTGGTTCCAAAGTCCAGATAGGCATACCATGTCCTGGATCGTGAGTTCCCCTGTTTATAAAAAAGGCTTCGATTCAGTACCCCTCTGTAGATTTTGTTTGTTATGGAGTAAGTATTGAAATGGATGCAAAGTCCCAGTTTCAGAAATCACAAACTGCTTATACAAATGTGCATTATGTCTGAAACCTTCTTGTCAGTGGTTTTTATCTTTATCAATTCGCTTAATTCCGGAACCAGTTTGTAGATTATACAAACCTCGACATTACAGTCACTTCCGCTTGTCGTGAAGGTAAAggtgacgtcatcaatgtacGGATGGAGTGGGGTTTCATGGGTGGCCTTCAGGACGTTACTGTCACTTGATACTAGCTAACAAGCCATGACGTGACAGGGAATGTAAAATAGATAAGATATAATAGTCATTGGACCAAATCATATAGGTTATCAAAACCATTGGAACGAATCACATGATAAGTTGATAATAATCATTGGACCGAATCACATGATAAGTTTATAATAATCATTGGATCGAATCACATAAATAGGATATAATAACCATTGGACCGAATCATATAAATAGGATATAATAATCATTTAATAATCATTTGACCGAAACACATAAATGAGATATAATAACCAATGGACCGAATCATAAAGATAGGTTATAATAATCATTGGATCGAATCACATAAATAGGATATAATAACCAATGGACCGAATCATATAGAAAGGATATACTGATCATTGGATCGAAAAACATAAATAAGATATACTAACCAATTGACCGAATATTTTTTTACGAAATAGTGTAGTTACTTCGCATCAAAGTAAATATGTCGGATGCATTGACAATTTACGTTGTATTTTGGTTACAAAATGAACGGAAAACAGCATTTGTATGAGAGAATAATTATGAAAGTATTGACACCAATATAGGCATTTAAACAAAGACTCGCACAGAAACGTGTTTATTTACGgaattattttctaaatatgttttaaaacgTCAACACTTACTGCGTATAAACATTTCTCATTGAGTTCCGGCGTGCTGACCTTACATCCATCTTTCCCTTTCCACACATTTATTTGATTGACAAGTTTAGTTTTAACGGAATCGCATGTAACTCCTGGAAATACTCTGGAAATAgactttatata encodes:
- the LOC117344249 gene encoding uncharacterized protein LOC117344249 produces the protein MSHVSLAFLASILAASCTILLGYPLHASCKTSLVFPGVTCDSVKTKLVNQINVWKGKDGCKVSTPELNEKCLYALVSSDSNVLKATHETPLHPYIDDVTFTFTTSGSDCNVEGNSRSRTWYAYLDFGTNYCNMNNLLTGSGLSTLVGFKETTSDDICTQYSSANCTRY